In Torulaspora delbrueckii CBS 1146 chromosome 1, complete genome, one genomic interval encodes:
- the RAD3 gene encoding TFIIH/NER complex ATP-dependent 5'-3' DNA helicase subunit RAD3 (similar to Saccharomyces cerevisiae RAD3 (YER171W); ancestral locus Anc_8.237) has product MKFYIDDLPVLFPYPKIYPEQYKYMCDIKKTLDAGGNSILEMPSGTGKTVSLLSLTIAYQLHYPEHRKIIYCSRTMSEIEKALVELENLMDYRSRELGVHEDFRGLGLTSRKNLCLHPIVSKERKGTVVDEKCRRMTNGQAKQKLETDPDSKVELCEYHENLYNIEVEDYLPKGVYSFERLIKYCEERKLCPYFIVRRMISLCNIIIYSYHYLLDPKIAERVSREMSKDGIVIFDEAHNIDNVCIESLSLDLTNDVLKRATKGANALENRIEEVRRVDAQKLQDEYDKLVQGLHTAEILEPEEESALETPVLSQDLLTEAIPGNIRRAEHFVSFLKRLIEYLKTRMKVLHVISETPKSFLQHLKQLTFIDRKPLRFCSERLSLLVRTLEVSEIEDFMALKDIATFATLISTYETGFLLIIEPYEIENAAVPNPIMRFTCLDASIAIKPVFERFSSVIITSGTISPLDMYPRMLNFNTVLQKSYAMTLAKKSFLPMIVTKGSDQVAISSRFEIRNDPSIVRNYGSMLVEFSKITPDGMVVFFPSYLYMESIISMWQTMGILDEVWKHKLILVETPDAQETSLALETYRKACSNGRGAILLSVARGKVSEGIDFDHHYGRTVLMIGIPFQYTESRILKARLEFLRENYQIRENDFLSFDAMRHAAQCLGRVLRGKDDYGVMVLADRRFSRKRNQLPKWISQGLSDADLNLSTDMAIANAKQFLRTMAQPTDPKDQEGVSVWRYEELLQYQEEEKSKKGYQNGNGTVVNELDVDIEMN; this is encoded by the coding sequence ATGAAGTTTTACATCGACGATCTGCCGGTTCTGTTTCCCTATCCAAAGATATATCCAGAGCAATACAAGTATATGTGTGATATCAAAAAAACTCTAGATGCTGGGGGAAATAGTATCTTAGAAATGCCTTCAGGGACCGGTAAAACCGTTTCCTTATTGTCTCTGACAATTGCGTATCAACTGCATTATCCTGAGCATAGAAAGATCATTTATTGTTCTCGTACCATGTCCGAGATCGAAAAGGCACTTGTGGAATTAGAAAATCTGATGGATTATAGAAGTCGAGAACTAGGAGTACATGAGGATTTTAGAGGACTTGGTCTtacttcaagaaagaatcttTGTTTGCATCCAATCGTTAGTAAAGAAAGGAAAGGTACAGTTGTTGACGAAAAATGTCGTCGTATGACAAATGGTCAAGCCAAGCAAAAATTAGAGACCGATCCAGACTCTAAAGTTGAGCTTTGTGAGTACCATGAGAATTTGTACAATATTGAGGTGGAAGATTATCTGCCCAAGGGGGTGTATTCGTTTGAGCGACTAATTAAATACTGTGAGGAAAGAAAACTGTGTCCATATTTTATTGTTCGTCGTATGATTTCGCTTTGCAATATCATTATCTATTCTTACCATTATCTACTGGATCCAAAGATTGCTGAAAGAGTCTCCAGGGAAATGTCAAAGGACGGTATTGtcatttttgatgaggCGCATAATATTGATAATGTCTGCATTGAATCGCTGTCGCTGGACTTGACAAATGATGTACTGAAACGAGCTACGAAGGGAGCCAATGCTTTAGAAAATAGGATAGAAGAAGTTCGCAGAGTCGATGCGCAAAAGTTGCAGGATGAGTACGACAAGCTGGTTCAAGGCTTACATACCGCCGAAATTCTAGagccagaagaagagtcaGCATTAGAGACCCCGGTTTTATCTCAAGATTTGCTGACCGAAGCAATACCGGGAAATATTAGACGAGCTGAACATTTTGTGTCATTTCTCAAGCGTCTGATCGAGTATCTTAAAACTAGGATGAAAGTTTTGCATGTTATTTCAGAAACACCAAAATCATTCCTTCAGCATTTAAAACAACTCACATTCATTGACAGGAAACCTCTTAGATTTTGCTCGGAACGTCTGTCATTGTTGGTAAGGACACTGGAAGTgtctgaaattgaagacttCATGGCATTAAAGGATATCGCCACGTTCGCGACCTTAATATCAACTTATGAAACTGGTTTTTTACTGATTATTGAGCCatatgaaattgaaaaCGCAGCCGTGCCGAATCCCATCATGCGATTTACATGTCTGGACGCATCTATTGCAATCAAGCCAGTTTTTGAGAGGTTTTCTTCCGTGATTATCACATCAGGTACTATATCTCCCTTAGACATGTACCCACGAATGCTAAACTTCAACACTGTACTCCAAAAATCCTACGCAATGACTCTAGCGAAAAAGTCGTTTTTGCCAATGATTGTCACCAAGGGTTCCGATCAAGTGGCAATTTCCTCCAGATTTGAGATCAGGAACGATCCTAGTATTGTTCGTAATTATGGGTCAATGCTAGTAGAGTTTTCCAAGATAACACCTGATGGGATGGTAGTGTTTTTTCCATCGTATCTCTATATGGAGAGTATCATTTCAATGTGGCAGACTATGGGTATTCTAGACGAGGTTTGGAAACACAAATTAATTCTAGTCGAAACTCCAGATgctcaagaaacttctcTGGCTTTGGAGACCTATAGAAAAGCGTGCTCAAATGGTAGAGGTGCCATTCTTTTATCTGTTGCTCGTGGTAAAGTTTCGGAAGGTATCGATTTTGATCATCATTATGGTAGAACGGTTCTCATGATTGGTATTCCATTTCAATACACAGAATCTAGAATTCTAAAAGCACGTCTAGAATTCTTGAGAGAGAATTATCAAATTCGAGAGAACGACTTTTTATCGTTTGACGCAATGAGACATGCTGCACAATGTTTGGGTAGAGTGCTAAGAGGTAAAGACGATTACGGAGTTATGGTTTTAGCGGACCGTAGATTTTCACGGAAGAGGAATCAGCTGCCTAAATGGATATCTCAGGGCCTTTCCGATGCAGAtttaaatctttcaacagataTGGCGATTGCTAATGCCAAGCAGTTTCTAAGAACAATGGCGCAACCTACCGATCccaaagatcaagaagggGTATCGGTCTGGAGGTATGAGGAGCTACTacaatatcaagaagaggagaaaaGTAAAAAAGGATATCAGAACGGAAATGGTACAGTCGTCAACGAACTAGATGTTGACATTGaaatgaattga
- the RAD24 gene encoding Rad24p (similar to Saccharomyces cerevisiae RAD24 (YER173W); ancestral locus Anc_8.239) produces MGSRNLGKNPGLKRSVSSLTSRINTWSSSKPSSPVRKKAKSAKPDVKNLETAIASDLEREEVFSTPWYQLYGPRTVIEVCLHKKKVTEVSEALQKLLQGESDTRILLLTGPSGCCKSTIVRQLANELIPKYRTTGSNSLSVKHHGDCNVIEFENDANANGISYMTEFQEFLTQAKYRSGPNLSLILVEDLPNIFHPGTRKAFQDQLLQWLYMSSDALPPLVICLTECEIDHEDNKPNAFGVDYSLTAESILGKEILSHSRLKRIKFNPINTTLMKKTLMNLCIKNKATLMSTNKWSEKERVINEVARSTGDIRSGIMILQFWATSSMDTPLPVRESFVSYFHAMGKVLHGSKDFEDDNEMINTLITNSKGHLSHENFSLGILENYSSFNKGRFTVKDAWEVTNSLSESDVMRTVPESLEYCMRKVRYTMGKARYEERTHGKASFPREWKIALAQNEFKIKCEDYVNVSMYKYVEPRQFRDISLQYAFYDPLIKKARYYKQKSLLEYIAQVNGAPNQTLRGIQVDPRIDVLGRIGGEISLVNNQDNEIFEDDHRSIARQSIENLKKSRDVKLQELIELHELRMGEDVELESEEIDDDPIIDSDENASTSNILEDDDSIFEILSQKLPKINVNTSINESLSDSDLEHL; encoded by the coding sequence ATGGGCTCTCGAAATTTAGGCAAAAATCCTGGGTTGAAGCGCAGTGTTTCGTCTCTTACTTCGCGGATTAATACTTGGAGCTCATCGAAACCATCATCTCCCGTTAGAAAGAAGGCTAAAAGTGCAAAACCAGATGTGAAAAACCTTGAAACTGCAATCGCATCCGATTTGGAACGTGAGGAAGTTTTTTCGACACCGTGGTACCAGCTCTATGGTCCAAGAACAGTTATTGAGGTTTGTCttcacaagaagaaggtcaCAGAAGTTAGCGAggctttgcaaaaattgttgCAAGGTGAAAGTGATACACGTATCTTGTTGCTAACGGGTCCTAGTGGTTGTTGTAAGAGTACAATCGTCAGGCAGTTGGCAAATGAGTTGATACCAAAATACCGAACAACCGGATCGAATTCCTTATCTGTGAAACACCACGGTGATTGTAATGTTATAGAGTTTGAAAATGATGCAAATGCAAATGGAATCTCATACATGACTGAattccaagaatttttaACTCAGGCAAAATATCGAAGCGGTCccaatctttctttaatATTGGTGGAAGATCTCCCGAATATATTCCATCCTGGTACGCGGAAAGCGTTTCAGGATCAGCTGTTGCAATGGCTCTATATGTCTAGTGATGCTCTGCCGCCACTGGTGATATGTTTGACCGAGTGTGAAATTGATCACGAGGATAATAAGCCCAATGCATTTGGAGTCGACTATAGTTTGACGGCTGAATCTATTCTTGGTAAAGAGATTCTTTCACATTCACGACTGAAGAGAATAAAGTTCAATCCTATAAATACAacactgatgaagaagactttgatGAATCTATGCATCAAGAACAAGGCGACGTTGATGTCGACAAATAAGTGGTCGGAGAAGGAAAGAGTAATCAATGAAGTGGCGCGATCTACAGGAGATATCAGATCTGGAATTATGATTTTACAATTTTGGGCCACTTCCTCCATGGATACTCCGCTACCGGTAAGAGAAAGTTTCGTTTCGTACTTTCACGCGATGGGCAAGGTTTTACACggctcaaaagatttcgaggatgataatgaaaTGATCAACACTTTGATAACCAATTCAAAGGGCCACTTGTCCCATGAGAATTTTTCCCTTGGCATTCTCGAAAACTATTCTTCATTCAACAAAGGAAGATTCACAGTCAAAGACGCATGGGAAGTTACAAACTCCTTGAGTGAGAGTGATGTTATGAGAACAGTACCAGAATCTTTAGAGTATTGCATGCGTAAAGTACGATACACAATGGGCAAAGCTCGTTATGAAGAGCGTACTCATGGCAAGGCCAGTTTTCCACGAGAATGGAAAATTGCGTTGGCTCAAAACGAGTTCAAGATTAAGTGCGAAGACTACGTTAACGTTTCCATGTACAAATATGTGGAACCGCGTCAATTTAGAGATATTTCATTACAATATGCCTTTTATGATCCGCTGATAAAGAAGGCCAGGTATTACAAGCAAAAATCGCTACTTGAATACATTGCTCAGGTCAATGGGGCTCCAAATCAAACATTGCGCGGCATTCAGGTTGATCCTAGGATAGATGTACTTGGTCGTATTGGGGGTGAAATCAGCTTGGTAAACAACCAAGataatgaaatttttgaagatgatcaCAGGTCGATCGCCAggcaatcaattgaaaatctgaaaaaatctAGAGATGtcaaattacaagaattGATAGAACTGCATGAATTACGTATGGGAGAAGACGTGGAATTAGAAAGCGAAGAAATCGATGACGATCCGATCATTGATAGCGATGAAAACGCTTCGACGAGCAATATACTCGAGGATGACGATTCGATATTCGAAATTCTCTCTCAGAAACTCCCAAAGATTAATGTTAATACATCTATTAATGAGTCTTTATCTGACTCCGATTTGGAACATCTATAA
- the BRR2 gene encoding ATP-dependent RNA helicase BRR2 (similar to Saccharomyces cerevisiae BRR2 (YER172C); ancestral locus Anc_8.238) — MSFEKFTNNQHFKQVVRGQLVAHLDLIDCLDCLKLHTQMAEESTEDRKKQIREIYRYDEMSNRVLKADRRLQTIQSDPQRDAELSQPKSMSGRISAKEMGANARREATVEEREEARREVERRQRDTSLVKSNRSVNATSGTVLDSANLGLKYYPRDKANTEVYEDVLRWVSTQVGNDMPRDVIAGTADLLIYRFKDNEEEADGLVAKKRQEIEQELQRKVEPSEFQELVKLVKQITDYGDQSSGADEKVITTLSEDGYDEEELVEEQAEEDDVEEEEEDQEIIGKNIAEPILQRDDETLLLTGESSTDLQSLAIYDVDEFFIRRKLNEVIENADAGKIQRLSDRIMNELEKRDDNPRVLEESLMKMLDFEHLQLAEFVIKNRSLLLWGTRLARASEHSRPQLLQEMREKGLGYLVEQYESKKRLQNKRTVDDADEQKDVNPEKRVRNDVQTTLPPLIDLESLKFDEGAKLMTVTKVALPKGSYKKVNPHYEEIHIPAPERPEINYDLVSITSLPAWAQEAFPSAETETLNAIQSKVFPATFHDDINLLLCAPTGGGKTNVAMLSILRVISSLINPETKKLKNKNFKIVYLAPLKALVQEQVREFQRRLAYLDIKVEELTGDSNLSKYQISQTQILVSTPEKWDVITRKAADTSSFIRLVRLIIIDEVHLLHDQRGPVIESIVARSLQSEVIPSRPRIVGLSATLPNYEDVAKFLQVPPKGLFYFDSAYRPCPLSQEFCGVTEKNSVKRIQAANEACYDKTLQSVTDNHQVIIFVHSRKETARLAKYLVEKFNESGNSESLRKSDAGSKQVLSTEAENIQDPHLRLVLKYGIGLHHAGLSRSDRSLAEDLFADGVLQVLVSTATLAWGVNLPAHTVIIKGTDVYSPEKSTWDKLSPQDLLQMLGRAGRPRYDTHGEGIIITNQTDVQYYLAVLNQQLPIESQFISMLMDNLNAEIVSGNIKCRQDAVNWLSYTYLYVRMLVSPQLYKVPNDENDESLIVYRETLVHSALTTLHNENLIVYHPQTGTVLSTELGLIASYFYIKHTSMVTYSRELSDHSSQMDLFRIIAMSEEFKYLSVRPEERKELKELLDRAPVPVKENADDRLAKVNILLQSYISRLKLEGFALNADMMFITQNAGRISRALYEYSLKRGYSGTTKALLNICKMIDRRLWVANSPLGQMKSCPFEVVRKTEASTLPWQDYLELESPAQVGQAIRSEKHGKLVYDLLRRFPKLLLKCSIQPITPSLLKFELEILPDWIWDSSLHGLVEPFVVLVEDTDGENILFSSTLLVRKEAVNDPHMIDFTLQLSPAQQKRLPPNFFVSVISERWLNSDAQLALSIEHLRLPKKFPAPTPIIDMALVPTSELGDLEFSNVFNFELFNKFQSQTFQSVYNSNVNIMVGASKGAGKTTIAELALLNHWRQNKGRALYISPHQEKINNLTKSWDNRFSELAGGKAIGKLGIDTNMNLRIISQSHLVLATPGQFDTVSRRWRQRKTIQNIELIIYDDAHEISSGLTGAIYEAVISRMSFISTQLDKETRIVTLSSCVANGRDFGEWLGVNKSHIFNFSPQERINPIEIHLNFFNHSANTSYNRSMIKSAFDFAHVNSSSTTIVYLPTRLSCLKMSNTFVEMGESCSWDLLKVDDYELEKYLESLQDSQLRVPIKRGTGIIHKGMAAKDRKLIQKLYSNGALSVLFVARECCFNSPDADSVVILGTQWYDDKEHRFIDYTANEILEMVGNVHDRNGKSSGRLLLLTSSKTKDYYKKILVEALPLESFMYFHLPDLLVTEISTSVIESKQDCLDWLAYTYFYRRLHANPSFYGVKDITPYGISAYLTELVESTLTDLQNSSMIEIESQKSADEGVVSETISPLTGCMVSSHYNTSFLTMTMLLSSLSGSATLQDILHILSQASEFDSIPLREDELSMLRKLNERVPLRVTDLAGSNLFANKIFLLLQAHFSRLSLAVDFRSDLKIILEKAVPLVNTVIDVLSGDGKLNAMTAMDISQMIIQGLWDVDSPLKQIPYFDDDVLTKCSERTIETVYDIMALEDAEREEIMPSEDSKLLKIANFVNNYPNVELEYSIDQGREIKANEATTINLTLTRDELPETLEVFSEKYPLEKLETWWLVLGEVSSKQLHAIKKVSLRSEVQSYAMEFFLPEGEHELTIWCVCDSYLDVDKEVSFSLKAL; from the coding sequence atgagctttgaaaagtttacCAATAATCAGCACTTTAAACAGGTTGTAAGAGGCCAACTAGTGGCTCATCTGGATCTAATTGATTGCCTAGATTGTTTGAAACTACATACCCAGATGGCGGAAGAAAGTACGGAGGATagaaagaagcagatcCGGGAGATTTACCGTTACGATGAGATGTCCAACAGGGTACTTAAGGCTGACCGGAGATTGCAAACGATACAGTCAGACCCTCAGCGAGATGCTGAGTTATCACAGCCGAAATCCATGAGTGGAAGGATCTCTGCTAAGGAGATGGGTGCAAATGCTCGTCGTGAAGCTACAGTTGAGGAAAGGGAAGAGGCCAGGAGGGAAGTGGAACGCAGGCAACGAGATACTAGTTTGGTTAAGAGTAACCGAAGCGTAAATGCTACGTCTGGTACGGTTTTGGACTCTGCTAATCTAGGTCTAAAATACTATCCCAGGGACAAAGCGAATACTGAAGTATATGAGGACGTTCTGCGATGGGTGTCAACGCAGGTGGGAAATGATATGCCACGCGATGTGATTGCAGGTACTGCTGACCTGCTGATATACCGCTTCAAggataatgaagaagaagccgaCGGGCTGGTagcaaagaagagacaagagattgaacaggagcttcaaagaaaagtCGAGCCATCAGAATTCCAGGAACTAGTTAAATTAGTGAAGCAAATTACGGACTACGGTGATCAATCTAGCGGAGCAGATGAGAAAGTGATAACGACGCTCTCTGAGGATGGTTATGACGAGGAGGAgcttgttgaagaacagGCCGAAGAAGACGACgttgaagaggaagaagaggatcaaGAAATAATCGGAAAGAATATTGCTGAGCCAATCTTACAAAGGGATGATGAAACTCTATTACTTACTGGTGAATCTTCGACTGATCTACAAAGTTTAGCAATCTATGATGTGGATGAGTTCTTCATACGAAGAAAGTTGAACGAAGTTATAGAAAACGCAGATGCTGGCAAGATCCAGAGGCTTTCTGATAGAATAATGAATGAATTGGAGAAGAGAGACGATAACCCGAGAGTACTTGAGGAAAGCCTGATGAAAATGCTGGATTTTGAGCATCTTCAGTTGGCAGAGTTCGTCATCAAAAATAGGTCTCTACTGCTCTGGGGTACTCGGCTGGCTAGGGCATCCGAACATAGTAGACCACAGCTACTCCAAGAAATGCGGGAGAAAGGGTTGGGATATCTTGTAGAGCAATACGAGTCCAAAAAGCGGCTTCAAAACAAGAGGACAGTGGATGATGCTGACGAGCAAAAAGATGTGAACCCTGAAAAGAGAGTGAGAAACGACGTACAGACGACACTACCGCCTTTGATAGACCTGgaatcattgaaatttgatgaggGTGCGAAGTTGATGACAGTGACCAAAGTCGCACTACCTAAGGGCTCGTATAAAAAGGTAAACCCACATTACGAGGAGATACATATACCTGCTCCGGAAAGACCTGAGATAAATTACGACCTGGTCTCAATTACGTCCTTACCTGCCTGGGCACAAGAAGCATTCCCTTCAGCTGAGACAGAAACCTTGAATGCAATCCAGTCAAAAGTGTTTCCTGCAACATTTCATGACGacatcaatctcttgttgTGCGCACCAACTGGTGGTGGTAAGACTAATGTCGCAATGCTTTCCATTCTCAGAGTTATCTCAAGTCTGATTAATCCAGAAACAAAGAAgttaaagaacaaaaatttcaaaattgtaTACCTTGCGCCTTTGAAAGCCTTAGTGCAAGAGCAGGTTCGAGAATTCCAAAGGAGACTAGCATACTTAGACATCAAAgtcgaagaattgacagGTGATTCAAATCTCAGCAAGTATCAGATTTCCCAGACACAGATATTAGTATCCACACCAGAGAAATGGGATGTGATAACGCGTAAGGCGGCTGACACATCATCGTTCATTCGACTTGTTCGTTTAATAATAATAGACGAAGTCCATTTACTGCATGACCAGAGAGGTCCTGTTATAGAAAGCATAGTAGCAAGGTCCTTACAGTCGGAGGTTATACCGAGTCGACCAAGAATAGTTGGACTTTCTGCTACACTTCCGAACTATGAAGATGTAGCGAAATTTTTGCAGGTTCCTCCAAAGGGATTGTTCTACTTTGATTCAGCTTATCGACCTTGTCCGCTTAGTCAAGAGTTTTGCGGTGTTACAGAGAAAAACTCTGTGAAAAGGATTCAAGCGGCGAACGAGGCATGCTACGACAAAACCCTACAATCTGTGACCGATAATCATCAGGTAATAATATTCGTCCATTCCAGGAAGGAGACTGCCAGGTTGGCAAAGtatcttgttgaaaaattcaacgAGAGTGGAAACTCCGAAAGTTTGCGTAAGTCAGATGCTGGTTCTAAGCAGGTTTTGAGTACAGAAGCTGAAAATATTCAGGACCCTCATTTGAGGCTAGTTCTGAAATACGGAATAGGACTACATCATGCAGGTCTGTCTAGGTCTGATAGGTCTCTTGCGGAGGATTTGTTCGCTGATGGAGTTTTGCAAGTGCTTGTATCGACTGCCACGCTAGCATGGGGTGTCAATCTTCCTGCGCACACGGTGATTATCAAGGGGACAGATGTTTACTCGCCGGAAAAGAGCACTTGGGACAAGTTGTCCCCACAAGATCTATTACAAATGCTAGGTAGGGCTGGTCGTCCCAGATACGATACTCATGGTGAAGGCATCATAATCACGAACCAGACAGATGTTCAATACTATTTGGCTGTTCTAAATCAACAGCTGCCAATCGAATCTCAATTCATCTCAATGCTAATGGATAATTTGAATGCCGAAATTGTGTCTGGCAATATCAAGTGCAGACAGGATGCTGTAAATTGGTTAAGCTACACATACTTGTATGTGAGGATGCTAGTATCCCCTCAGTTATACAAAGTACCTAATGATGAAAACGATGAGTCGCTCATTGTATATCGAGAGACTTTGGTTCATTCTGCTTTGACAACTCTTCACAACGAAAATCTGATAGTCTATCACCCGCAAACTGGTACTGTGCTATCAACTGAGTTGGGACTGATAGCATCTTACTTCTACATTAAACATACTTCCATGGTTACTTACAGCAGGGAATTATCGGACCATTCATCTCAGATGGATCTATTCAGAATCATTGCCATGTCAGAAGAGTTCAAATACTTATCTGTAAGACCGGAGGAACgaaaggaattgaaggaacTTCTAGATAGAGCTCCCGTTCCAGTCAAAGAGAATGCAGATGACAGGTTAGCAAAAGTCAACATACTGCTTCAAAGCTATATCTCTCGGCTTAAGTTGGAAGGATTCGCTTTAAACGCCGATATGATGTTCATCACGCAGAATGCTGGAAGAATTTCCAGAGCCCTTTACGAgtattctttgaaaagaggTTACTCTGGGACCACTAAAGCTCTTTTGAATATATGCAAAATGATAGACCGAAGATTATGGGTCGCTAACTCTCCCTTGGGTCAAATGAAATCCTGTCCTTTCGAGGTCGTTAGGAAAACAGAAGCCTCTACACTTCCATGGCAAGATTATCTGGAGTTAGAGTCGCCGGCGCAGGTGGGTCAAGCCATAAGATCAGAAAAGCACGGCAAACTGGTCTACGATTTGCTTCGCAGGTTCCCCAAGCTTCTTCTAAAATGTTCGATTCAGCCGATAACTCCTagtttgttgaagtttgaacttgaaattttgcCAGACTGGATCTGGGATTCCTCATTGCATGGTCTTGTTGAACCTTTTGTCGTGTTGGTTGAAGACACTGATGGTGAGAACATACTATTCTCAAGTACTTTACTCGTCCGTAAGGAGGCTGTTAATGATCCACACATGATAGATTTTACACTGCAGCTATCACCAGCCCAGCAAAAGAGATTGCCGCCCAATTTTTTCGTCTCTGTTATTTCTGAGCGATGGTTGAATAGTGATGCTCAGCTTGCACTCAGCATCGAGCACTTAAGACTCCCTAAGAAGTTTCCTGCTCCAACGCCAATCATAGATATGGCATTAGTGCCAACCTCAGAATTGGGAGACCTCGAATTCTCCAATGTTTTTAACTTcgaactcttcaacaagtttcAAAGCCAAACGTTTCAGTCAGTGTACAACTCAAACGTGAACATTATGGTTGGTGCAAGCAAAGGAGCAGGGAAGACTACGATAGCAGAGTTGGCGCTACTCAACCATTGGAGGCAGAACAAAGGTCGCGCACTGTATATCTCTCCTCATCAAGAGAAAATCAACAATCTGACAAAGAGTTGGGACAACAGATTCTCTGAACTAGCCGGTGGAAAAGCTATTGGTAAATTAGGCATTGATACTAATATGAATTTACGCATCATATCCCAAAGCCATCTAGTGCTCGCAACCCCTGGCCAGTTCGACACTGTCTCCCGCCGTTGGAGGCAAAGAAAAACAATTCAAAACATAGAGCTTATCATTTACGATGATGCTCATGAAATATCCAGTGGCCTCACCGGAGCTATATACGAGGCTGTTATCTCGAGAATGAGTTTTATTTCTACACAACTGGATAAAGAGACAAGAATCGTAACACTGTCATCTTGTGTTGCGAACGGACGTGACTTTGGTGAGTGGCTAGGAGTCAACAAAAGTcatatcttcaacttctcgCCACAAGAACGAATCAATCCAATCGAGATCcatttgaacttcttcaatcattCAGCTAACACAAGTTACAATAGATCGATGATAAAATCTGCATTTGACTTTGCTCATGTTAATTCCAGCAGTACAACGATTGTATATCTGCCCACAAGGCTTTCTTGCTTGAAAATGAGCAATACCTTTGTTGAAATGGGGGAGTCTTGCAGTTGGGACTTGTTGAAAGTTGATGACTATGAGCTGGAAAAATACTTAGAAAGCCTCCAAGACTCACAGCTCAGGGTGCCAATTAAGAGAGGCACTGGGATCATTCATAAGGGAATGGCTGCGAAGGACAGAAAGCTaattcaaaagctttacAGCAACGGGGCGTTGTCTGTTTTATTTGTTGCCAGAGAGTGCTGTTTCAACTCACCTGATGCGGATTCAGTAGTAATTTTAGGGACACAATGGTACGATGACAAAGAGCATCGTTTCATTGACTACACCGCTAACGAAATACTGGAGATGGTTGGAAATGTCCATGATAGAAATGGAAAAAGTAGCGGCAGGCTGTTGCTCCTTACAAGCTCCAAAACGAAAGACTACTACAAGAAGATTTTAGTGGAGGCCCTGCCATTAGAAAGTTTCATGTACTTTCATTTGCCTGACCTGCTCGTAACCGAAATTAGCACATCAGTGATTGAAAGTAAACAAGACTGCCTTGATTGGTTGGCTTACACTTACTTTTACCGTCGCCTACACGCCAATCCAAGCTTCTATGGTGTAAAAGATATCACACCATATGGTATTTCGGCCTATCTCACAGAGCTGGTGGAGAGCACCCTCACGGACTTACAAAACTCGTCCATGATAGAAATAGAAAGTCAGAAGTCAGCGGACGAAGGCGTTGTCAGTGAAACTATCTCTCCACTTACCGGGTGCATGGTAAGTTCCCACTACAATACCTCATTTTTGACTATGACCATGCTTTTGAGTTCGTTGTCTGGTAGTGCTACCTTGCAGGATATCTTGCATATTCTGTCGCAGGCAAGCGAATTTGACAGTATTCCATTACGAGAGGATGAACTCTCAATGCTAAGAAAGTTGAATGAACGTGTTCCTCTTAGAGTCACAGATTTGGCGGGCAGTAATCTATTCGCAAACAAAATATTCTTATTACTTCAAGCACATTTCTCAAGATTGAGTTTGGCCGTCGATTTCAGGTcagatttgaagataatACTGGAGAAAGCGGTTCCCCTGGTCAATACAGTTATTGATGTATTGTCGGGTGACGGAAAGTTGAACGCAATGACTGCAATGGATATCTCTCAAATGATCATACAAGGTTTGTGGGATGTGGACAGCCCATTGAAACAAATTCCATACTTCGACGATGATGTATTGACGAAATGCTCTGAAAGAACAATCGAGACCGTCTATGATATAATGGCCCTTGAAGACGCAGAAAGGGAAGAAATCATGCCTTCTGAAGACAGTAAACTGCTCAAGATTGCTAATTTTGTCAATAATTACCCAAATGTCGAGCTGGAATACTCCATTGACCAAGGTAGAGAAATAAAGGCTAATGAAGCGACGACCATCAACTTGACGTTGACAAGGGACGAGCTTCCcgaaactttggaagtcTTCTCAGAAAAATACCCActtgaaaaacttgaaaCCTGGTGGCTCGTACTGGGAGAagtctcttcaaagcaGTTGCATGCTATTAAGAAAGTTTCTTTGCGCAGTGAAGTTCAATCATATGCTATGGAATTCTTCCTTCCCGAAGGCGAACACGAATTGACGATATGGTGCGTATGCGATTCGTACCTAGATGTAGACAAGGAAGTCTCTTTCAGCCTGAAAGCACTGTAA